From the Micromonospora echinofusca genome, the window GGTGACCACGCCGGCCGAGGACGCGACCCTGCTCGAGCGGGCGCTGTTCGAGATCAAACGGGTGATCGTCGGGCAGGACCGGATGGTGGAGCGGATGTTCGTCGCGCTGCTCGCCCGGGGCCACTGCCTGCTGGAGGGCGTGCCGGGGGTGGCGAAGACCCTCGCGGTGGAGACCCTCGCGAAGGTGGTCGGCGGCTCCTTCGCCCGCGTGCAGTTCACCCCCGACCTGGTGCCCGCCGACATCATGGGCACCCGCATCTACCGGCAGTCGAGCGAGAAGTTCGACGTCGAACTGGGCCCGGTGTTCGTCAACTTCCTGCTCGCCGACGAGATCAACCGGGCGCCGGCCAAGGTGCAGTCGGCGCTGCTGGAGGTGATGAGCGAGCGGCAGGTCTCCATCGGCGGCGAGAGCCACCGGGTGCCCGACCCGTTCCTGGTGATGGCGACGCAGAACCCGATCGAGCAGGAGGGCGTCTACCCGCTGCCCGAGGCCCAGCGGGACCGCTTCCTCATGAAGATCGTCGTCGGCTACCCGACCGACGCCGAGGAGCGGGAGATCGTCTACCGGATGGGGGTCGCCCCGCCGCAGCCGGCGCCGGTCTTCACCACCCCCGACCTGATCGCCCTGCAACGCAAGGCGGACCAGGTCTTCGTGCACAACGCCCTGGTCGACTACGCGGTCCGGCTGGTGCTGGCCACCCGCGCCCCGGCGGAGCACGGGATGCCCGACGTCGCCCAGCTCATCCAGTACGGCGCCAGCCCGCGCGCCTCGCTGGGCCTGGTCCGCGCCACCCGCGCGCTGGCGCTGCTGCGCGGGCGCGACTACGCCCTGCCGCAGGACGTGCAGGACATCGCGCCGGACATCCTGCGCCACCGGCTCGTGCTCAGCTACGACGCGCTCGCCGACGACGTGCCCGCCGACCACGTGGTGCACCGGGTGATGTCCACCATCCCGCTGCCCTCGGTCGCGCCCCGGCAGCAGGCGACCCCCACGCCGACCGCCGCGCCGCCGGGCGCCGGTTGGCCCGGGCAGCGCCCGTGACCTCACCCGCCCGTCGGCCTGCCGACGTCCCCTCCGACCGCACCGAAGCCGTCCTGTCGCGGCTGCAACTGATGGTCACCCGCAAGCTCGACGGCCTGCTCCAGGGCGACTACGCCGGTCTGCTGCCCGGCCCGGGCAGCGAGGCGGGGGAGTCCCGCGAGTACCGCCCCGGCGACGACGTACGCCGGATGGACTGGCCGGTCACCGCCCGCACGACGATGCCGCACGTCCGGCGTACGGTGGCCGACCGGGAGCTGGAGACGTGGCTGGCGGTGGACCTCTCGGCGAGCCTGGACTTCGGCACCGGGCGATGGCTCAAGCGTGACGTCGTGGTGGCCGCCGCGGCGGCGCTGGCGCACCTGACCGTGCGCGGCGGCAACCGGATCGGCGCGGTGATCGGCAGCGGCGGCGGTGCGAGCGCCCCGGCCCGCCGGTGGCGCGCCGCGCCCCCGGTCGCCGGCCCGGACGTCTTCACCCGGCTGCCGGCGCGCTCCGGCCGCAAGGAGGCCCACGCGCTGCTGCGGGCGATCGCCGGCACCGAGATCCGGCCCGGGCGCAGCGACCTGGGTGCCCTGGTCGACATGCTCAACCGGCCGCCCCGGCGCCGGGGCGTGGCGGTGGTGATCTCCGACTTCCTCGCCCCGCCGCAGGGGTGGGCCCGGCCGCTGCGTAAGCTGCGCGTCCGGCACGACGTGGTGGCGATCGAGGTGGTCGATCCCCGGGAGCTGGAGCTGCCCGACGTCGGGGTGCTGCCGGTGGTCGACCCGGAGACCGGTGAGCTGCACGAGGTGCAGACCGCCGACCCGCGGCTGCGCCAGCGCTACGCCGAGGCGGCGGCCGCCCAGCGGGCGGAGATCTCCGCGGCGCTTCGCGGCGCGGGTGCGGCCCACCTGCGACTGCGTACGGACCGAGACTGGCTGCTCGACATGGTGCGTTTCGTGGCCGCGCAGCGGCACGCGCGCACCAGGGGGACGACACGATGATCCGCTTTCTGCAACCGTGGTGGCTGCTGGCCGTGCTGCCGGTGCTCGCCCTCGCCGCCCTCTACGTCTGGCGGCAGCTGCACCGCCGGTCGTACGCGCTGCGGTTCACCAACGTGGACCTGCTGCGCACCCTGGCGCCGAAGGGGCTGGGCTGGCGGCGGCACGTGCCGGCCACGGCGTTCCTGCTCTGCCTGCTGGTGCTGGCGACCGCGCTGGCCCGGCCGTCGGTCGACACCCGGGAGCCGCTGGAGCGGGCCACCGTGATGCTCGCCATCGACGTGTCGCTGTCCATGCAGGCCGACGACGTGTCGCCGAACCGGCTGGAGGCGGCGCAGGAGGCGGCCAAGCAGTTCGTCGGCGAGCTGCCGGAGAGCTACAACCTGGGGCTGGTCTCGTTCGCCAAGTCGGCGAACGTGCTGGTGCCGCCGGGCAAGGACCGGGACGCGGTGACCACCGCGATCGACGGGCTGGTGCTGGCGGAGGCGACGGCGACCGGGGAGGCGGTCTTCACCTGCCTGGAGGCGATCCGGTCGGTGCCGGCGGACGGCGCGGCGGGGATCCCGCCGGCCCGCATCGTGCTGCTCTCCGACGGGTACCGCACCTCGGGCCGGGCCGTGGAGGAGGCGGCCGCCGCCGCGCAGGCGGCGAACGTGCCGGTCTCGACGATCGCCTTCGGCACCGACTCCGGCCAGGTGGACATCGGCGGCCAGCTGCAACGGGTGCCGGTGGACCGGCTGGCCCTGGCCGACCTCGCCGAGGCCACCGAGGGCTACTTCTACGAGGCGGCCTCGGTGACCGAGCTGAAGCAGGTCTACCAGGACATGGGCAGCTCGATCGGGTTCCGCACGGAACCGCGCGAGGTCACCCAGTGGTACGCGGGGGTGGCCCTGCTGCTGGCGCTCTGCGCCGGCGCACTCAGTCTGCTGTGGTCCTCACGGATGCTCTGACGTGCCCGACGGCCGGCGGCGTCAGTGTGCGGCGCCGCCGGCGAGGACGAAGACGACGGCCACCCAGACGGCGGCGAGGGTGAAGCCCAGCGGGGCGACGTAGCGGCTCATGGACGGCTCCGGGTGGCGGCTGGACGGTCCGCGCGTGCGGGGGCGGACCGCAGGGGGTGGATCAGGACGCGCACACGAAGTCGTGACCGGGCGGCTCCCGGCGGGCCACCCGGGCGGCGGGCGGCGGCACGGTCGTCCGGCGCGGGGCCGGTGAACCGGGCGGAGGCGGGGAGCGGAGCTGGGTCAGCTCACCTGCTGAGTCGTGGCTCAGCGGGGCTGACGTTCGGCCCGGCCACGACTGGGAGGATCGCTATCTCGCACAGCGATCACCTCCTGCGGTCGGCGGGGCCCGGAACGCGGGCCGCGCGGCCCGCAAACGCGGATCATCGTACACCCGCCGGCCTCCGCCGCCGCACTCGGCCGAGCGGCCGGACGGACCTCCTCCGCGGGGTCGGCCGCGCGGGGCGACGGGCGCGACCTGACCGGTCCGGACGTGCCCGGCGTTAGCGCTTACCTGCCGGTAACGCCTAGGCTCCGACCGACCGGGAGATCACTGAACTACAGGGGGAACCGTGGCCCGTACCGTCCTGGTGACCGGCGGCAACCGGGGGATCGGCCTGGCCATCGCGCAGGCCTTCGCGAAGCAGGGCGACCGGGTGGCGGTGACCCACCGCAGCGGCGAACCCCCGGAGGGGCTGTTCGGGGTCCGCTGCGACGTGACCGACTCCGCGTCGGTCGACGCCGCGTTCACCGCCGTCGAGGCCGAGTTCGGGCCGGTGGAGGTGCTCGTCGCCAACGCCGGGATCACCGACGACACGCTGCTGCTGCGGATGTCCGAGGAACAGTTCACCCGCGTGCTCGACACCAACCTGACCGGCGCGTTCCGGTGCGCCAAGCGCGCCTCGGGCAAGATGCTGCGCGCCAAGTGGGGGCGCATGATCTTCATCTCCTCGGTGGTCGGCCTCTACGGCAGCCCCGGCCAGGTCAACTACGCGGCCAGCAAGGCCGGCCTCGTGGGCGTGGCCCGCTCGATCACCCGCGAGCTGGGCAGCCGCAACATCACGGCGAACGTGGTCGCGCCCGGCTACGTGGAGACCGACATGACCGCCGGCCTGCCCGAGGACCGCAGGTCCGAGTACCGCAAGGCCATCCCCGCCAACCGCTTCGCCCAGCCGGACGAGATCGCGGGCGTGGTCACCTGGCTGGCCGGCGACGCCGCTGGCTACGTCTCCGGCGCCGTCATCCCGGTCGACGGCGGCCTCGGCATGGGCCACTGACAAGCGGCACTGAGAACTACGGAGGATCCCTGCATGTCCGGACTGCTCGCCGGTAAGCGGCTGCTGGTCACCGGCGTCATCACCGACGCCTCGATCGCCTTCTCGGTGGCGAAGCTCGCCCAGGAGAACGGGGCGCAGGTCGTGCTCACCGGCTACGGCCGGCTCTCCCTGGTGGAGCGGATCGCCAGGCGGCTGCCCGAGCCCGCACCGGTGATCGAGCTGGACGTGACCGACGCCGACCACCTCGCCGGGCTCGGCGACCGCGTGCGCGAGCACGTCGACGGCCTCGACGGGGTGGTGCACTCGATCGGCTTCGCCCCGCAGAGCTGCCTCGGCGGCGGCTTCCTCGACGCCCCCTGGGAGGACGTGGCGACCGCGCTGCACGTCTCCACGTACTCCTACAAGTCGCTGGCCATGGCGGCGCTGCCGCTGATGTCCGCCGGCGGCGCGGTGGTCGGCCTGACCTTCGACGCCACGAAGGCGTGGCCCGTCTACGACTGGATGGGCGTGGCCAAGGCCGGGCTGGAGTCCGCCTCCCGCTACCTGGCGCTGCACCTGGGCAAGCAGGGCATCCGCAGCAACCTGGTCGCCGCCGGGCCGCTGCGCACCATCGCCGCGAAGTCGATCCCCGGCTTCGACCAGTTCGAGGACGCCTGGACCGAGCGCGCGCCGCTGGGTTGGAGCCTGACCGACCAGGAGCCGGCCGCGCGGGCGTGCCTGGCGCTGCTGTCCGACTGGTTCCCGGCCACCACCGGCGAGATCGTGCACGTCGACGGCGGCTACCACGCCATCGGCGCCTGACGCCGCGGGGAAGGGTCCCCCGCCGACGCCCCCAGGGCGCGGCAGGGGACCCTTCCCGTGCCCGGGACCAGGGGGCCCCGCCCGGCGGGGACGGCGACCGGGAAGAATGGGGCCCATGGCGTACGACGCGGTGGTCCTGGTGTCCTTCGGCGGACCGGAACGGCCCGAGGACGTGATGCCCTTCCTGCAGAACGTGACCCGGGGGCGCGGTGTGCCGCCGGAGCGGCTGGCGGAGGTCGCGGAGCACTACCAGCACTTCGGTGGCGTCTCCCCGATCAACCAGCAGTGCCGGGAGCTGCTCGCGGCGATCCGGGAGGACTTCGCCGCCAACGGCGTCGACCTGCCGGTCTACTGGGGCAACCGGAACTGGCACCCGATGCTCGCCGACACCGTGGCGCAGATGCGCGACGACGGCGTCACCCACGCCCTGGCGTTCGTGACCAGCGCCTACGGCGGCTACTCCTCCTGTCGGCAGTACCAGGAGGACATCGCCGCCGCCCGTGCGGCGGTCGGTCCGGACGCCCCGCCGATCGACAAGATCCGCCAGTTCTGGGACCACCCCGGCTTCGTCGAACCGCACGCCGACGCGGTACGGGCGGCGCTCGGCCGGCTCGACCCGGCGAAGCGGGACGGCACCCGGCTGGTGTTCACCGCGCACTCGATCCCGAACTCGATGGCCGCCAACGCCGGCCCCCACGGCGGCCGGTACGAGGCGCAGCTCACCGAGGCCGCCCGGCTGGTCCACGCGGCGGCGGCCCCGGACCTGCCCTGGGACCTGGTCTGGCAGAGCCGCTCCGGCCCGCCGCAGGTGCCGTGGCTGGAGCCGGACGTCAACGACCACCTGCGTACGCTGGCCGAGGCCGGCACCACCGCCGTGGTGCTCAGCCCGATCGGGTTCGTCTCCGACCACCTGGAGGTGGTGTGGGACCTGGACACGGAGGCGCGCCAGACGGCCGGGCAGCTCGGGCTGGACTTCGTCCGGGCCGCCACCCCCGGCGTCGACCCCCGGTTCGTGGCGATGATCCGTGAGCTGGTGCGGGAGCGCACCGAGCCCGACGGGGTCGCCCTGCGCCGCCGCCTCGGCGAGCTGCCGATGTGGGACACCTGCCCCACGGTGTGCTGCGTCCCGGCCCGCCGCCCCGCCGCCGCCCCGGCACCCGGGAACCCGGCCTCCTGACCGCCGCGCCGGCCCCGCCGGCGGCCCCGACACCCCTGGAACGAGTGACGATGCAGGACCGCAAGCCGGTGGAGAGCTGGCTGACCGACATGGACGGCGTGCTGGTGCACGAGGGCCAGCCCGTGCCCGGGGCGCCGGAGTTCGTCTCCCGGCTGCGCGCCTCCGGCAAGCCGTTCCTGGTGCTCACCAACAACTCGATCTACACGCCGCGCGACCTCACGGCCCGGCTGAGCCGGATGGGCCTCGACGTGCCGGAGCAGGCGATCTGGTCCTCCGCACTGGCCACCGCCCAGTTCCTGGCCGACCAGCGGCCGGGCGGCACCGCGTACGTGATCGGGGAGGCCGGGCTGACCACGGCGCTGCACGCGGTCGGCTACGTGCTGACCGACTTCGCCCCCGACTACGTGGTGCTGGGCGAGACCCGCACCTACAGCTTCGAGGCGATCACCAAGGCGGTCCGGCTGATCAACGACGGGGCACGGTTCATCTGCACGAACCCCGACGTGACGGGCCCGTCGGTGGAGGGCGCGCTGCCGGCCGCCGGCTCGGTGGCCGCGATGATCTCCAAGGCGACGGGGGTCGAGCCGTACTTCGTCGGCAAGCCCAACCCGATGATGATGCGCTCCGCGCTGAACACGATCAACGCGCACTCCGAGACGACCGCGATGATCGGCGACCGGATGGACACCGACATCCTGTGCGGGCTGGAGGCCGGCCTGGAGACGATCCTGGTGCTGACGGGGATCAGCAGCCGCGCCGAGGCGGAACGCTACCCGTACCGGCCCTCGCGGATCGTCGACTCCGTCGCCGACCTGGTCGACGAGGTCTGAGCGGTGCCACTGGCCGGCTGGGTCGCGGCGCCGGCTACCGACGCCGGCCGTGCAGTCCGCTGCTTCCGATACCACGCAGGTATTTTTATGCCGCAGGGGTATCAGCGTTCCCGACGGCACTGTCCATCACCTTCACGCGCCTTCGACGTCTTCCGTCAGCCAGGACGTCACCAGAACTGCGACCGGACCCACCACTTCT encodes:
- a CDS encoding HAD-IIA family hydrolase; protein product: MGHLPHGVLRPGPPPRRRPGTREPGLLTAAPAPPAAPTPLERVTMQDRKPVESWLTDMDGVLVHEGQPVPGAPEFVSRLRASGKPFLVLTNNSIYTPRDLTARLSRMGLDVPEQAIWSSALATAQFLADQRPGGTAYVIGEAGLTTALHAVGYVLTDFAPDYVVLGETRTYSFEAITKAVRLINDGARFICTNPDVTGPSVEGALPAAGSVAAMISKATGVEPYFVGKPNPMMMRSALNTINAHSETTAMIGDRMDTDILCGLEAGLETILVLTGISSRAEAERYPYRPSRIVDSVADLVDEV
- a CDS encoding ferrochelatase yields the protein MAYDAVVLVSFGGPERPEDVMPFLQNVTRGRGVPPERLAEVAEHYQHFGGVSPINQQCRELLAAIREDFAANGVDLPVYWGNRNWHPMLADTVAQMRDDGVTHALAFVTSAYGGYSSCRQYQEDIAAARAAVGPDAPPIDKIRQFWDHPGFVEPHADAVRAALGRLDPAKRDGTRLVFTAHSIPNSMAANAGPHGGRYEAQLTEAARLVHAAAAPDLPWDLVWQSRSGPPQVPWLEPDVNDHLRTLAEAGTTAVVLSPIGFVSDHLEVVWDLDTEARQTAGQLGLDFVRAATPGVDPRFVAMIRELVRERTEPDGVALRRRLGELPMWDTCPTVCCVPARRPAAAPAPGNPAS
- a CDS encoding VWA domain-containing protein, whose amino-acid sequence is MIRFLQPWWLLAVLPVLALAALYVWRQLHRRSYALRFTNVDLLRTLAPKGLGWRRHVPATAFLLCLLVLATALARPSVDTREPLERATVMLAIDVSLSMQADDVSPNRLEAAQEAAKQFVGELPESYNLGLVSFAKSANVLVPPGKDRDAVTTAIDGLVLAEATATGEAVFTCLEAIRSVPADGAAGIPPARIVLLSDGYRTSGRAVEEAAAAAQAANVPVSTIAFGTDSGQVDIGGQLQRVPVDRLALADLAEATEGYFYEAASVTELKQVYQDMGSSIGFRTEPREVTQWYAGVALLLALCAGALSLLWSSRML
- a CDS encoding DUF58 domain-containing protein, with the protein product MARAAPVTSPARRPADVPSDRTEAVLSRLQLMVTRKLDGLLQGDYAGLLPGPGSEAGESREYRPGDDVRRMDWPVTARTTMPHVRRTVADRELETWLAVDLSASLDFGTGRWLKRDVVVAAAAALAHLTVRGGNRIGAVIGSGGGASAPARRWRAAPPVAGPDVFTRLPARSGRKEAHALLRAIAGTEIRPGRSDLGALVDMLNRPPRRRGVAVVISDFLAPPQGWARPLRKLRVRHDVVAIEVVDPRELELPDVGVLPVVDPETGELHEVQTADPRLRQRYAEAAAAQRAEISAALRGAGAAHLRLRTDRDWLLDMVRFVAAQRHARTRGTTR
- the fabI gene encoding enoyl-ACP reductase FabI, encoding MSGLLAGKRLLVTGVITDASIAFSVAKLAQENGAQVVLTGYGRLSLVERIARRLPEPAPVIELDVTDADHLAGLGDRVREHVDGLDGVVHSIGFAPQSCLGGGFLDAPWEDVATALHVSTYSYKSLAMAALPLMSAGGAVVGLTFDATKAWPVYDWMGVAKAGLESASRYLALHLGKQGIRSNLVAAGPLRTIAAKSIPGFDQFEDAWTERAPLGWSLTDQEPAARACLALLSDWFPATTGEIVHVDGGYHAIGA
- a CDS encoding AAA family ATPase codes for the protein MAQPTTPDAPMPNGTGPETPEPVTTPAEDATLLERALFEIKRVIVGQDRMVERMFVALLARGHCLLEGVPGVAKTLAVETLAKVVGGSFARVQFTPDLVPADIMGTRIYRQSSEKFDVELGPVFVNFLLADEINRAPAKVQSALLEVMSERQVSIGGESHRVPDPFLVMATQNPIEQEGVYPLPEAQRDRFLMKIVVGYPTDAEEREIVYRMGVAPPQPAPVFTTPDLIALQRKADQVFVHNALVDYAVRLVLATRAPAEHGMPDVAQLIQYGASPRASLGLVRATRALALLRGRDYALPQDVQDIAPDILRHRLVLSYDALADDVPADHVVHRVMSTIPLPSVAPRQQATPTPTAAPPGAGWPGQRP
- the fabG gene encoding beta-ketoacyl-ACP reductase; this encodes MARTVLVTGGNRGIGLAIAQAFAKQGDRVAVTHRSGEPPEGLFGVRCDVTDSASVDAAFTAVEAEFGPVEVLVANAGITDDTLLLRMSEEQFTRVLDTNLTGAFRCAKRASGKMLRAKWGRMIFISSVVGLYGSPGQVNYAASKAGLVGVARSITRELGSRNITANVVAPGYVETDMTAGLPEDRRSEYRKAIPANRFAQPDEIAGVVTWLAGDAAGYVSGAVIPVDGGLGMGH